Proteins found in one Paenibacillus dendritiformis genomic segment:
- a CDS encoding CotH kinase family protein, producing MIRRSFVPLGIALLAWMMLLAGCSTASDSNVVKLPEELFPKDKVIEVNITIDADDYSDMLEHPTDKEVKAASVQYNGYELDNVGIRTKGNSSLTGVASSDSDRYSLKLLLDEYIDSQNLLGVTSINLNNGYSDPSFIREYLTYELLEEMGLPTPEFAFANVSINGDPAGLFLAVEQINESFLSRNFETSYGVLYKPDGQGSDLSWRGDDISSYSGLNRKSKSSDEELTIKMLDELNNGTYYEKYLNVDGILRYMAVNTATVNMDSYQGNFNHNYYLYEENGVFSLIPWDMNMAFGGFGGSQDSLIGMLMDEPTMGAVANYPLVDKLLQNDTYKEQYHLYIQQIIEGYLSPERLTARAQEIADMIDTYVEQDPTKFYTYEEFKQSLTSNVKNIPGLLTFAEARVSNLKQQLDGTLPSYDKGEGIQGGMPGRGGMGEPGNRAGDNPGAAAQANPGGGAAPDAGQPLNGGEGQDAQNGAPGNPGGGGQANPGGGAAPDAGQQLTGGEGQDAQNGATGNPDGTAQANPDGGAAPDVGQPPTGGEGQDAQNAAPGNPGGGGEANPGGGAPPEFGGNRPDMGNGQMPNGGRPGGNREQEDAAAMNDRVNEAITVGIVLLLLIGAIFFVRNYKKRSL from the coding sequence ATGATTCGAAGATCATTCGTTCCCCTGGGGATAGCACTGCTCGCTTGGATGATGCTGCTCGCCGGATGCAGCACGGCATCGGATTCGAACGTGGTGAAGCTTCCGGAGGAGCTGTTCCCGAAGGACAAGGTGATCGAGGTGAACATCACCATCGATGCCGATGATTACAGCGACATGCTGGAGCATCCGACGGATAAGGAGGTGAAGGCGGCCTCCGTTCAATACAACGGCTATGAATTGGACAATGTCGGCATCCGAACGAAGGGGAATTCCAGCCTGACCGGCGTCGCTTCGTCGGATTCGGACCGGTATAGTCTCAAGCTGCTGCTCGATGAATATATCGACAGCCAGAATCTGCTCGGCGTGACCAGCATCAACCTGAACAATGGCTACAGCGATCCGTCGTTCATCAGAGAGTACTTGACGTATGAATTGTTGGAAGAGATGGGGCTTCCTACGCCGGAATTCGCTTTCGCCAACGTATCGATCAACGGCGATCCGGCCGGATTATTTCTGGCCGTCGAGCAAATTAATGAATCGTTCCTGAGCCGGAACTTCGAGACGTCATACGGTGTCTTGTACAAGCCGGACGGTCAAGGCAGCGATCTGAGCTGGCGCGGGGACGACATATCTTCCTACAGCGGGCTCAATCGGAAATCGAAATCATCCGATGAGGAGCTTACGATCAAGATGCTGGATGAGCTGAATAACGGGACGTATTACGAGAAATATCTCAATGTCGACGGCATTCTGCGCTATATGGCCGTCAATACGGCGACCGTCAACATGGACAGCTATCAGGGGAACTTCAACCATAATTATTACCTGTATGAAGAGAACGGCGTGTTCTCGCTCATTCCGTGGGACATGAATATGGCCTTCGGGGGATTCGGCGGGAGCCAGGATAGCCTGATCGGGATGCTGATGGATGAGCCGACAATGGGCGCGGTCGCGAACTACCCGCTGGTCGACAAGCTCCTGCAGAACGACACGTACAAGGAGCAGTATCATCTGTATATTCAGCAGATTATCGAAGGATATTTGTCGCCGGAGCGGCTGACAGCGAGGGCGCAGGAGATCGCGGACATGATCGATACGTATGTCGAGCAGGATCCGACGAAGTTTTATACGTATGAAGAATTCAAGCAATCGCTCACGAGCAACGTGAAAAATATCCCCGGGCTCCTTACCTTTGCCGAGGCTCGGGTCAGCAATCTGAAGCAGCAGCTGGACGGCACGCTCCCCTCCTATGATAAAGGGGAAGGCATCCAGGGAGGAATGCCGGGCCGGGGCGGCATGGGAGAGCCGGGCAACCGTGCGGGGGACAATCCAGGAGCAGCGGCGCAGGCGAACCCAGGCGGCGGGGCAGCGCCGGATGCGGGTCAGCCGCTGAACGGAGGAGAAGGGCAGGACGCGCAGAACGGCGCGCCCGGGAATCCCGGCGGAGGCGGGCAGGCGAATCCAGGCGGCGGGGCAGCGCCGGACGCGGGTCAGCAGCTGACCGGAGGAGAAGGGCAGGACGCGCAGAACGGCGCGACCGGGAATCCCGACGGAACGGCGCAGGCGAATCCTGATGGCGGGGCAGCGCCGGACGTGGGTCAGCCGCCGACCGGAGGAGAAGGGCAGGACGCGCAGAACGCAGCGCCGGGGAATCCAGGCGGAGGCGGGGAGGCGAACCCAGGCGGCGGGGCACCGCCAGAGTTCGGCGGGAACAGGCCGGATATGGGCAATGGCCAGATGCCGAACGGGGGCAGACCGGGAGGCAATCGCGAGCAAGAGGATGCCGCAGCGATGAACGATCGGGTTAACGAAGCGATAACGGTCGGCATCGTCCTGCTGCTGCTTATCGGAGCTATCTTCTTTGTCCGGAATTATAAAAAAAGAAGCTTATAA
- a CDS encoding DUF4956 domain-containing protein — MDSTTKITFSDMIKNSVLKNFQSDISVVQMVLTLAIAFAIGLFIYMLYKRTFSGVLYSKSFNISLIGLSLITSLIIMAINSNLILSLGMVGALSIVRFRTPIKDPTDLIFLFWSVSVGIVTGAGFYTLGIVGSIVVGLVLFLFSKKTSLESPYLLVVNCEGEQAESELYGCMSKSVKRHSVKQKTVTPGNIELTLELRLAGSEPRFVNRVTEVNGVKNAVLISYNGDYVS, encoded by the coding sequence ATGGATTCAACGACGAAAATAACGTTTTCCGATATGATAAAAAACAGTGTTCTCAAAAATTTTCAATCCGATATCAGCGTGGTGCAAATGGTGCTTACGCTGGCCATAGCTTTTGCGATCGGCCTATTTATTTACATGCTGTATAAGCGGACATTCAGCGGGGTGCTTTACTCCAAAAGCTTCAATATTTCGCTGATTGGCCTGTCGTTGATTACGTCGCTCATTATTATGGCGATTAACTCGAACCTAATCTTGTCGCTCGGGATGGTTGGCGCGTTGAGTATCGTGCGGTTCCGGACGCCGATCAAGGATCCGACCGATCTAATCTTCCTGTTCTGGTCCGTATCCGTCGGGATTGTAACCGGGGCCGGATTCTATACGCTGGGGATTGTCGGCTCGATTGTCGTCGGGCTGGTGCTGTTCCTGTTCTCGAAGAAGACATCGCTTGAGTCCCCTTATCTGCTCGTCGTCAACTGCGAAGGCGAACAGGCGGAATCCGAGCTGTACGGCTGCATGTCCAAGTCCGTGAAGAGACATAGCGTGAAGCAGAAGACCGTGACACCCGGCAATATCGAGCTGACCTTGGAACTGAGACTGGCCGGCAGCGAGCCGCGGTTCGTTAACCGCGTCACGGAAGTTAATGGCGTTAAGAATGCAGTGCTAATCAGCTACAACGGAGACTATGTATCATGA
- a CDS encoding polyphosphate polymerase domain-containing protein, whose amino-acid sequence MGTALKYRQEQKFYANAHQYMVIRQRLKSLMQTDPHAGPSGEYHIRSLYFDDINNKALHDKLGGIQNREKWRIRIYNLQGNRIQLEKKIKRDDYIAKVKEELSPSLLQSIMEGDIEALNQPERPLLYAMYREMKHRLLRPKVIVDYVREAYVAWTGNVRITFDKQLKTGLNATDLLSRDVAVIPALDENFVIMEVKYDEYLPEYVRAALQLEGLKRQSASKYVICRKFIKTSIWEDQ is encoded by the coding sequence GTGGGAACTGCATTGAAATACCGCCAGGAGCAGAAGTTCTACGCCAACGCGCATCAATACATGGTCATCCGGCAGCGGCTGAAGAGCTTGATGCAGACGGATCCGCATGCCGGGCCGTCGGGCGAATATCATATTCGGAGCCTGTACTTCGACGATATCAACAACAAAGCCCTCCATGACAAGCTGGGCGGCATACAAAATCGGGAGAAGTGGCGGATCCGCATCTATAACCTGCAGGGCAATCGGATTCAATTGGAAAAGAAAATCAAGAGAGACGATTATATCGCGAAGGTGAAGGAAGAGCTGTCGCCCAGCCTGCTTCAATCGATCATGGAGGGCGATATCGAGGCGCTCAACCAGCCGGAGAGACCGCTGCTCTATGCGATGTACCGGGAGATGAAGCATCGGCTTCTCCGGCCGAAGGTCATCGTCGATTATGTGAGAGAAGCGTACGTCGCCTGGACCGGCAATGTCCGAATCACATTCGATAAGCAGCTGAAGACAGGACTGAATGCCACGGATCTGTTGAGCCGGGATGTGGCTGTCATCCCTGCTCTCGACGAGAACTTCGTCATTATGGAAGTGAAGTATGACGAGTATCTCCCGGAGTATGTGCGAGCCGCCTTGCAGCTTGAAGGCTTGAAGCGGCAGTCCGCATCCAAGTATGTGATCTGCAGGAAGTTCATCAAAACGAGTATATGGGAGGATCAGTAA
- a CDS encoding sensor histidine kinase: MRKRGIAFKIFGITSALLIVSALILYLTLFFLLPNYYYKYKEANVSSKVQSLIESLDAANAEEAANLLIQFEFANNVRVVLRDPAGEVAYPASPGSMDPAFIDELMRGPKPPGADPFRPDGPFRPGEHGGKDGGNFISLQETVQFADQAREYKLFVYSPVQPIDEASQVILMFLPYMSIVILGIAMIGAAIYSKLLSKPLIHLNQVASQMAQLDFTVPSTIRSKDELGELSSNLNILAGNLQTSMSELKQANEKLRDDIQKEREQEQKRREFVATISHELKTPITAVSGQLEGMLHQIGSYKDRDKYLQQSYEIMKEMEKLVHEILNISELESFDFKPRIGKVYLSALIQRNLDQFLYFRDIKQLEFDIDIEPDLYIQADEKLISRAVANLLSNAVKYSGDGETVGVSLRQNGRDGLLLSILNTGAHIEPSQLERIFEPFYRVEKSRNRKTGGSGLGLYIVQKILDMHGLRYHIRNVPEGVRFDIHFT, from the coding sequence ATGAGGAAGCGGGGAATCGCCTTCAAAATTTTCGGCATCACGTCGGCCTTGCTTATCGTATCCGCGCTCATTCTATATTTGACCCTGTTTTTCCTCCTGCCCAATTATTACTATAAGTACAAGGAAGCGAACGTGAGCAGCAAAGTCCAATCCTTGATCGAGAGCTTGGACGCCGCGAATGCGGAAGAGGCGGCCAATCTGCTGATTCAATTCGAATTCGCCAACAACGTGCGCGTCGTGCTGCGCGATCCGGCGGGAGAGGTGGCGTATCCGGCCAGTCCTGGCTCGATGGATCCGGCGTTCATTGATGAATTGATGCGCGGGCCGAAGCCGCCCGGGGCAGACCCTTTCCGTCCGGATGGTCCGTTCCGGCCCGGGGAGCACGGGGGCAAGGATGGCGGGAACTTTATTTCGCTTCAGGAGACGGTGCAGTTCGCCGATCAGGCGAGGGAATACAAGCTGTTCGTCTATTCTCCCGTTCAGCCGATCGATGAAGCATCCCAGGTCATTCTGATGTTCCTGCCCTATATGTCCATTGTCATCCTCGGAATCGCGATGATTGGCGCGGCGATCTATTCGAAGCTTCTCTCGAAGCCGCTGATCCATCTGAACCAGGTGGCTTCCCAAATGGCGCAGCTTGATTTCACCGTACCGTCCACCATTCGTTCCAAAGATGAGCTGGGCGAGCTGTCCTCCAATCTGAACATTCTCGCCGGCAATCTGCAGACGAGCATGAGCGAGCTGAAGCAGGCCAATGAGAAGCTGCGGGATGACATTCAGAAGGAGCGGGAGCAGGAGCAGAAGAGACGCGAATTCGTAGCCACGATCTCTCATGAATTGAAGACGCCTATCACCGCCGTATCCGGCCAGTTGGAGGGGATGCTGCATCAGATCGGCTCGTACAAGGATCGGGACAAATATTTGCAGCAGTCGTATGAGATTATGAAGGAGATGGAGAAGCTCGTTCACGAGATTTTGAACATATCCGAGTTGGAGAGCTTTGATTTCAAGCCGCGGATCGGCAAGGTTTACTTGTCTGCCCTGATTCAGCGGAATCTGGACCAGTTCCTCTATTTCCGCGATATCAAGCAACTCGAATTCGATATCGATATCGAGCCGGATCTGTATATTCAAGCGGATGAGAAGCTTATCTCCCGGGCGGTAGCCAATCTGTTAAGCAATGCGGTCAAATATTCCGGGGATGGAGAGACGGTCGGCGTCTCGCTGCGGCAGAACGGCAGGGATGGCCTGTTGCTCAGTATATTGAATACCGGGGCGCATATTGAGCCCTCCCAGCTTGAGCGCATCTTCGAGCCTTTTTACCGGGTAGAAAAATCAAGAAACCGCAAAACCGGAGGCAGCGGCCTCGGCTTGTACATTGTCCAGAAAATACTGGACATGCATGGACTGCGCTATCACATCCGCAATGTGCCGGAAGGCGTGCGGTTCGACATCCATTTTACGTAA
- a CDS encoding response regulator transcription factor — protein MSHHILVVEDDGYIQELIKEFLTAHSYQVDVADNGLEAWQMMERTDYDLVILDVMLPNIDGFSLCRMIRSAQSSVPIIMLTALSEEKDQLKAFELEADDYISKPFSFNVLVKRVEAVLRRAKNGNPALPVNDITFERLRIDLNSYKVYVDEEWIDMTMKEFEILQALLENIGRVMTREMLLERIWGYDYYGDSRIVDAHIKNIRKKIGLPYIKTVKGLGYMMERENG, from the coding sequence ATGTCACATCACATTCTTGTCGTTGAGGATGACGGATATATTCAGGAATTGATCAAGGAATTTCTCACTGCCCATTCTTATCAGGTGGATGTTGCGGATAACGGCTTGGAGGCATGGCAGATGATGGAGCGGACCGACTACGATCTCGTGATTCTGGACGTGATGCTTCCGAATATCGACGGCTTCTCGCTCTGCCGCATGATTCGCAGCGCCCAATCTTCGGTTCCGATTATTATGCTGACGGCATTAAGCGAAGAAAAGGATCAACTGAAGGCGTTCGAGCTGGAGGCGGATGATTATATTTCCAAGCCCTTCTCCTTCAACGTGCTGGTCAAGCGTGTCGAGGCGGTGCTGAGAAGAGCGAAGAACGGAAATCCGGCGCTGCCGGTCAATGATATCACGTTCGAACGTCTGCGCATCGATTTGAACAGCTATAAAGTGTATGTCGATGAGGAATGGATCGATATGACGATGAAGGAATTCGAGATTTTGCAGGCGCTGCTGGAGAACATCGGCCGCGTGATGACGAGGGAGATGCTGTTAGAGCGGATATGGGGCTACGATTATTACGGCGACAGCCGAATCGTGGATGCGCATATTAAGAACATTCGCAAAAAAATCGGGCTGCCCTACATTAAGACGGTGAAAGGGCTGGGCTATATGATGGAGAGGGAGAACGGATGA
- a CDS encoding helix-turn-helix transcriptional regulator, with protein MRQHQAPEREQKTRRKILLLLKKHGSIRVQDISQRLGLTEMAIRKHLYALQEERFIEAAVQRQPVGRPIHVYRLTLSAEALFPNQYDALAADLLDEMNEMFGESVIRELFERRQGKLEQKHRASMSGGSLEERVAGLAAIQNREGYMVTVDKLDDGAFLFEEANCPIARIACRYRQACQCELSLFREVLDAQVERLECMADGDVKCCYRIAAKPTDA; from the coding sequence ATGCGACAACATCAAGCTCCTGAACGGGAACAGAAGACGAGACGGAAAATATTGCTGCTGCTTAAGAAGCATGGCTCGATCCGTGTTCAGGACATTTCGCAGCGTCTCGGGTTAACGGAGATGGCGATTCGGAAGCATCTCTATGCGCTGCAGGAAGAGCGGTTCATTGAGGCGGCCGTGCAGCGCCAGCCCGTCGGCAGGCCGATTCACGTGTACCGGCTTACACTGTCCGCCGAGGCACTGTTCCCGAATCAATACGATGCGCTGGCCGCCGATTTGCTTGACGAGATGAACGAGATGTTCGGGGAATCCGTCATCCGCGAGCTGTTCGAGCGAAGGCAGGGGAAGCTGGAGCAGAAGCACCGCGCTTCGATGTCCGGAGGCAGCCTGGAGGAACGGGTTGCTGGCCTGGCCGCCATCCAGAACCGGGAGGGATATATGGTCACGGTCGACAAGCTGGATGACGGAGCGTTCCTGTTCGAGGAAGCGAATTGCCCCATTGCCCGCATAGCATGCCGTTACCGTCAGGCATGCCAGTGCGAGCTGAGCTTGTTCCGTGAGGTGCTGGATGCCCAGGTGGAGCGATTGGAATGCATGGCGGACGGGGACGTTAAATGCTGTTACCGGATTGCGGCAAAGCCAACAGATGCTTGA
- a CDS encoding superoxide dismutase produces the protein MEQFTLPELSYGYDELEPYLDARTMEIHHKKHHAAYVANLNQALSSSPQFKNATVEQLISHLDDIPEDIRTAVRNHGGGHYGHSLYWSIMSPTGGGDPKGDIAKGIEKHFGSFEQLKEDLTKAALSRFGSGWGWLVVNGDKLEVMSTQNQDTPLEDNKTPILVVDVWEHAYYLQYQNRRPDFVSSWWNVVNWEEVNRRYNEAVR, from the coding sequence ATGGAGCAATTCACTCTGCCGGAACTGTCCTATGGATATGATGAACTGGAGCCTTACCTGGATGCCAGAACCATGGAAATTCACCATAAGAAGCATCATGCGGCGTATGTCGCGAACTTGAACCAGGCGCTAAGCAGTTCCCCTCAATTCAAGAACGCTACGGTCGAACAATTAATCAGCCATCTTGACGATATCCCGGAAGACATACGGACCGCCGTCCGCAATCACGGAGGAGGGCATTATGGTCATAGCCTCTACTGGTCCATCATGAGCCCGACGGGAGGAGGAGATCCGAAGGGGGATATAGCGAAGGGTATTGAGAAGCACTTCGGATCCTTTGAGCAGTTGAAGGAGGATTTGACCAAGGCCGCGCTCAGCCGCTTCGGTTCGGGATGGGGTTGGCTCGTCGTCAATGGAGACAAGCTGGAAGTGATGAGCACGCAGAATCAGGATACGCCGTTGGAAGACAACAAGACCCCGATTCTGGTCGTCGATGTATGGGAGCATGCCTATTATTTGCAGTATCAGAACAGACGGCCCGACTTCGTATCTTCCTGGTGGAACGTCGTCAACTGGGAGGAAGTGAACCGCCGCTATAATGAAGCTGTTCGCTAA
- a CDS encoding YdcF family protein, which yields MTYPFDCLTELVFVPEEEPRPADIILVPGGSHTQPMAIAAQLYHEGYAPLVLPSGGNNPKLDRTEWEHLQQIGVSLGVPEHAILREDKAKNTFDNARNSWSIIKEHQLEVNRAILVCKAYFSRRALMTYQAVFPPTVQFCVQQDSTRVNRHDWFKEEAGIKLVLTEARKIATYFEPHIPRWVERQASSR from the coding sequence TTGACCTATCCGTTTGATTGTCTCACCGAGCTTGTCTTCGTTCCGGAAGAAGAGCCACGGCCTGCCGATATTATTCTGGTTCCGGGCGGCAGTCATACCCAGCCGATGGCGATCGCCGCGCAACTGTATCACGAGGGATATGCTCCATTGGTATTGCCGTCCGGAGGTAATAATCCGAAGCTGGATCGGACCGAGTGGGAGCACTTGCAGCAGATTGGCGTCTCGCTGGGGGTTCCCGAGCATGCCATCCTGCGGGAAGACAAGGCGAAAAATACGTTCGACAACGCGAGAAATTCCTGGAGCATCATTAAGGAGCACCAGTTGGAAGTGAATCGGGCCATCCTCGTATGCAAAGCTTATTTCTCGAGAAGAGCGCTAATGACGTATCAGGCTGTCTTTCCCCCGACCGTCCAGTTCTGTGTCCAGCAAGACAGCACGCGCGTGAACAGACACGACTGGTTCAAGGAGGAGGCCGGGATCAAGCTGGTCCTGACGGAAGCGCGTAAAATTGCGACATACTTCGAACCGCATATCCCTAGATGGGTGGAGCGGCAGGCATCATCACGATAA
- a CDS encoding manganese efflux pump — MKKGAKKMTSWLMIAALTFSSSIDNLGVGLSYGVRNIRINLLSNLFIAVICFLFSMCGIYFGMFIATVLPGILPVVLGAFLLVVIGLRIILLAVPRKNQTPSTHSEAASPKSIGFVESAVLGVALSANALTNGVGAGLLGFSPLLISILAAVGSFVTVWAGVAFGIRLTHVRIGKFTVGQFGTLISGMLLLLVACGAFLD; from the coding sequence ATGAAAAAAGGAGCGAAAAAAATGACATCATGGCTTATGATCGCGGCGTTAACCTTTTCGTCGAGCATCGATAATTTGGGAGTCGGCTTATCCTATGGCGTGCGGAATATTCGCATCAATTTGCTCTCGAATCTCTTTATTGCAGTAATCTGTTTTCTGTTTAGCATGTGCGGAATCTATTTCGGGATGTTCATTGCCACCGTGCTGCCCGGAATCCTTCCGGTCGTGCTGGGCGCCTTCCTGCTCGTTGTGATCGGTCTGCGGATTATATTACTGGCCGTTCCGCGCAAGAACCAAACTCCAAGCACCCACTCGGAAGCAGCCAGTCCCAAAAGCATCGGCTTCGTTGAATCCGCGGTGCTCGGCGTCGCGCTGTCAGCCAATGCATTGACCAATGGCGTCGGGGCCGGTCTGCTCGGTTTCTCCCCGCTGTTAATCTCGATATTGGCGGCGGTCGGCAGCTTCGTCACCGTATGGGCCGGAGTAGCCTTCGGCATCAGGCTGACGCATGTCCGCATCGGCAAATTTACCGTCGGGCAATTCGGGACCTTGATTAGCGGGATGCTCTTATTGCTGGTGGCCTGTGGCGCGTTCCTAGACTAG
- a CDS encoding Gfo/Idh/MocA family protein → MTKKRVGIVGCGNIFPMHAKSVELNDLAELVAVCDLKEERAQKAAKQYNCDYYLDYKQMIDEAGLDVVHVCTPHHMHAPVVIYAAEKGKHVITEKPMSITVEDAEAMIEACRSNKVTFGVIFQNRYNPGSVLIKEALDSGKLGRVLGARCSVTWKRTDEYYSFSDWKGTWDKEGGGVIIDQAIHTLDLMRWFIGDDIAAISAHIENRTHEKIDVEDVADGVIQFNNGVMASFYAMNYHSYDAPVEIELHCEKGKAYIRAEKGSIFYDDGTEISRDSDRTNLIDYGEGVKSYWGISHIHQIGNFYDAVVNGAPLHITGEEALKTQKMVAAIYQSGKTGQKVHF, encoded by the coding sequence ATGACAAAAAAACGTGTTGGCATCGTTGGTTGCGGTAATATTTTTCCGATGCATGCCAAGTCTGTTGAGTTAAATGATCTCGCGGAATTAGTGGCTGTATGCGATCTCAAAGAGGAGCGGGCGCAAAAAGCGGCGAAGCAATACAACTGCGACTATTATTTGGACTATAAACAAATGATTGATGAAGCCGGTCTGGACGTTGTTCATGTATGCACGCCGCATCATATGCATGCGCCAGTCGTTATCTATGCGGCAGAGAAAGGCAAGCATGTCATCACTGAGAAGCCGATGAGCATTACCGTGGAAGATGCGGAAGCGATGATTGAAGCGTGCCGCAGCAACAAGGTTACATTTGGCGTCATCTTCCAAAATCGCTACAATCCCGGCTCGGTGCTGATTAAGGAAGCGCTTGACAGCGGCAAGCTGGGCCGCGTCCTGGGAGCCCGCTGCTCGGTTACATGGAAGCGAACGGACGAGTATTACAGCTTCAGCGATTGGAAGGGCACCTGGGATAAGGAAGGCGGCGGCGTCATCATCGACCAGGCTATTCATACGCTGGACTTGATGAGATGGTTTATTGGCGACGATATTGCGGCGATATCCGCTCATATTGAAAATCGTACGCATGAAAAGATTGATGTGGAAGACGTGGCTGACGGGGTGATCCAGTTTAATAATGGGGTCATGGCCTCCTTCTATGCCATGAACTATCACAGCTATGATGCTCCCGTCGAGATTGAGCTGCATTGCGAGAAGGGGAAAGCGTATATCCGGGCCGAGAAAGGCAGCATTTTCTATGACGATGGCACAGAAATCAGCCGCGATTCGGATCGCACCAACCTTATCGATTATGGCGAAGGGGTCAAATCGTATTGGGGCATAAGCCACATTCATCAAATCGGGAATTTCTACGATGCGGTCGTCAATGGCGCTCCGCTGCATATTACCGGGGAAGAAGCATTGAAGACGCAGAAAATGGTTGCGGCTATCTACCAATCCGGGAAAACGGGGCAAAAAGTTCACTTTTAA
- a CDS encoding dienelactone hydrolase family protein yields MEQQTGKTLIILLHEIYGVNDHIAYYRQRFEEQGYDVLTPNLLGRAPFAYEEEADAYSYFINEVGFDASAQEVRALVEASRPDYDAVMLAGFSVGATVAWMCSDSGSLDGVIGFYGSRIRNYADIEPCCSALLYFASEEQFDVAGLAQQLRETERTRVEVIPGGHGFMNPFHPSYQPKQAEACMAGCIEFVRQERYKLQIAAK; encoded by the coding sequence ATGGAACAGCAGACGGGAAAAACACTCATCATCCTGCTTCACGAAATATACGGGGTTAACGATCATATCGCTTATTATCGCCAACGTTTTGAAGAGCAAGGGTATGATGTGTTGACGCCGAATCTATTGGGCAGAGCGCCGTTTGCCTATGAGGAGGAAGCAGACGCGTATTCCTATTTTATCAATGAGGTCGGATTCGATGCCTCCGCCCAAGAAGTGCGAGCACTCGTTGAAGCGAGCCGCCCAGACTATGATGCAGTCATGTTGGCCGGCTTCAGTGTCGGAGCCACCGTAGCCTGGATGTGCAGCGACAGCGGCAGCCTTGACGGAGTTATCGGCTTCTACGGCTCAAGAATTCGCAATTACGCAGACATTGAGCCTTGTTGTTCTGCCTTGTTGTACTTTGCAAGCGAGGAGCAATTCGATGTCGCTGGATTAGCGCAGCAGTTGAGGGAGACAGAGCGGACACGCGTTGAGGTCATCCCGGGCGGACATGGGTTTATGAATCCTTTTCATCCGAGCTATCAGCCGAAGCAGGCGGAAGCGTGCATGGCGGGATGCATTGAATTTGTGCGCCAGGAGAGATATAAACTTCAAATTGCAGCAAAATAG
- a CDS encoding nucleotidyltransferase domain-containing protein translates to MSQHVTDDQTLSQLRILGEINAIFSSIGGEFWLRGGWAIDFLLGKITRPHEDLDLVTWVEYRESLERALIEAEFDRMPVSDRQTDFRKGTVDIQFLYLTRSSEGHIIPNGLPEWVWRADSLPLQQYTLNGISAFVLSPTQLLEEKEVFEQIGRTPRPKDIESKKILRSILAEG, encoded by the coding sequence ATGTCACAGCATGTAACGGATGATCAAACCTTATCCCAATTGAGGATACTTGGCGAGATTAATGCCATATTTTCATCGATTGGGGGGGAGTTTTGGTTGCGGGGAGGCTGGGCGATCGACTTTCTGCTTGGGAAGATTACGAGACCGCATGAAGACCTTGACCTAGTCACATGGGTAGAATATCGAGAAAGTCTGGAACGCGCCCTTATAGAAGCAGAGTTCGACAGGATGCCTGTAAGTGACAGGCAGACAGATTTCCGTAAAGGGACTGTGGACATCCAATTTCTTTATTTGACTCGTTCAAGTGAAGGACATATTATTCCGAACGGACTACCCGAATGGGTGTGGAGGGCGGATTCGCTTCCGTTACAGCAATACACCCTGAATGGAATATCGGCATTCGTCCTCAGTCCAACTCAATTACTTGAAGAAAAGGAAGTATTCGAGCAAATCGGCCGAACGCCACGACCTAAAGATATCGAAAGCAAAAAAATCCTCCGCAGCATCCTGGCAGAAGGTTGA
- a CDS encoding GNAT family N-acetyltransferase, which produces MKTMSMLSFEKSSAKLVDVEEAIINSNPLFNLVSRNKEIISREELLDDIQQAHRIGAQRMLLKDDADYIGILEYLPMNPADQCTWLGLLVVSGDLQSQGYGGQAVQLFEELMDSQGIGKYRIGVVTKNTRAHLFWMRQGFKRIDTKTNGNNKEILIYEKKLHQGT; this is translated from the coding sequence ATGAAGACCATGTCCATGTTATCGTTTGAGAAATCATCGGCGAAGCTAGTCGATGTCGAAGAAGCCATAATCAATTCCAACCCTTTATTTAATCTCGTATCCAGAAATAAAGAGATCATTTCAAGAGAAGAATTGCTTGATGATATTCAGCAGGCCCATCGCATCGGCGCTCAGCGGATGCTATTAAAAGATGATGCGGACTATATTGGCATCCTGGAATATTTGCCGATGAATCCGGCCGATCAATGCACATGGCTGGGGCTCCTGGTGGTAAGCGGCGACCTGCAGTCACAGGGATATGGCGGACAGGCCGTACAGTTATTTGAAGAGCTCATGGACAGCCAGGGCATTGGCAAATACCGAATCGGAGTCGTTACGAAAAATACGCGGGCCCATCTTTTCTGGATGCGGCAAGGCTTCAAAAGGATCGATACGAAAACAAACGGCAACAACAAAGAGATACTAATCTATGAGAAAAAACTACATCAAGGAACATAG